Proteins encoded by one window of Erwinia pyrifoliae DSM 12163:
- the prlC gene encoding oligopeptidase A has translation MTNPLLSSFTLPPFSAIKPEHVVPAVTEALDKSRSVVEEVVAQGAPYRWDNLVQPLAEVDDHLSRLFSPVSHLNSVKNSPELRQAYEQTLPLLSEYSTWVGQHEGLYQAYRDLKEGGNYAALDIAQKKAVDNALRDFELSGIGLTKEKQQRYGEIAARLSELGSTYSNNVLDATMGWSKLIADESELSGLPESALAAAKAQAEAKEQEGWLLTLDIPSYLPVMTYCDNQALREELYRAYSTRASDQGPNAGKWDNSAVMAEELALRHELALLLGFASYADKSLATKMAENPAQVTDFLSDLAKRARPQAEQELAQLRAFAKKEYGIEELQPWDLTYFGEKQKQHLYAISDEQLRPYFPEQRALGGLFEVVKRIYGVTAKERHDVDIYHVDVRFFDLFDESGELRGSFYLDLYARENKRGGAWMDDCVGQMRKADGSLQKPVAYLTCNFNRPVSGKPALFTHNEVTTLFHEFGHGLHHMLTRIETPGVSGINGVPWDAVELPSQFMENWCWQPEALAFISGHYETGEPLPQELLDKMLAAKNYQAALFILRQLEFGLFDFRLHAEFDPAKGAQILDMLKEIKKQVAVMPGPEWGRFPHAFSHIFAGGYAAGYYSYLWADVLAADAWSRFEEEGIFNRETGQSFLDNILTRGGSEEPMALFRRFRGREPKLDAMLEHYGIKEQGSKG, from the coding sequence ATGACCAACCCGTTACTCTCCTCTTTTACGCTTCCCCCTTTCTCCGCGATTAAACCTGAACATGTGGTGCCTGCCGTGACAGAGGCGCTGGATAAAAGCCGGTCAGTGGTGGAGGAGGTTGTGGCTCAGGGCGCTCCTTACCGCTGGGATAATCTGGTGCAGCCGTTGGCGGAAGTGGATGACCATCTTAGCCGTCTGTTTTCACCGGTTAGCCATCTTAACTCGGTGAAAAACAGCCCGGAACTGCGCCAGGCCTACGAACAAACGCTGCCGCTGCTATCGGAGTACAGCACCTGGGTTGGGCAGCATGAAGGGTTGTATCAGGCTTATCGCGATCTGAAAGAGGGCGGCAACTATGCGGCTCTGGATATTGCGCAGAAAAAAGCGGTGGATAACGCTCTGCGAGATTTTGAGCTTTCCGGCATCGGGCTGACTAAAGAGAAGCAGCAGCGCTATGGCGAGATCGCCGCACGTTTGTCCGAACTCGGCTCCACCTACAGCAACAATGTGCTTGATGCCACTATGGGCTGGAGCAAACTGATTGCTGATGAAAGTGAGCTTTCCGGTCTGCCGGAAAGCGCGCTGGCGGCGGCGAAAGCCCAGGCGGAAGCCAAAGAGCAGGAAGGTTGGCTGCTGACGCTGGATATCCCAAGCTACCTGCCGGTGATGACCTACTGCGACAATCAGGCGCTGCGCGAAGAGCTGTACCGCGCCTATTCCACCCGTGCTTCCGATCAAGGGCCTAACGCCGGCAAGTGGGACAACAGCGCGGTGATGGCAGAGGAACTGGCGCTGCGCCATGAACTGGCTCTACTGCTCGGTTTTGCCTCTTACGCCGACAAGTCGCTGGCGACCAAAATGGCAGAAAACCCGGCGCAGGTGACCGATTTCCTGAGCGATCTGGCGAAGCGCGCCCGTCCACAGGCGGAGCAAGAGCTGGCCCAGCTGCGCGCCTTTGCGAAAAAAGAGTACGGCATTGAGGAACTTCAGCCCTGGGATTTGACCTACTTTGGTGAAAAACAGAAGCAGCACCTGTACGCCATCAGCGATGAGCAGCTGCGCCCGTACTTCCCGGAACAGCGTGCGCTTGGCGGCCTGTTTGAAGTGGTGAAACGCATCTATGGTGTTACCGCCAAAGAGCGTCACGATGTTGACATTTACCATGTGGACGTGCGTTTCTTCGACCTGTTCGACGAAAGCGGCGAGCTGCGCGGCAGCTTCTACCTTGACCTGTATGCGCGCGAGAACAAGCGCGGCGGGGCGTGGATGGATGACTGCGTTGGCCAAATGCGCAAAGCCGATGGCAGCCTGCAGAAACCGGTAGCTTACCTGACCTGCAACTTTAACCGCCCGGTCAGCGGCAAACCTGCACTGTTCACTCATAATGAAGTGACCACCCTGTTCCATGAGTTTGGCCACGGCCTGCACCATATGCTGACGCGCATTGAAACCCCCGGCGTCTCCGGCATTAACGGCGTCCCCTGGGACGCCGTCGAGCTGCCAAGCCAGTTTATGGAAAACTGGTGCTGGCAGCCGGAAGCGCTGGCGTTTATCTCCGGTCATTATGAGACGGGCGAACCGCTGCCGCAGGAGCTGCTGGATAAAATGCTGGCGGCGAAGAACTATCAGGCGGCGCTGTTTATCCTCCGTCAGCTGGAATTCGGCCTGTTCGACTTCCGCCTGCACGCCGAGTTTGACCCGGCTAAAGGTGCGCAGATCCTGGATATGCTGAAAGAGATTAAAAAACAGGTTGCCGTGATGCCTGGACCAGAATGGGGCCGTTTCCCACATGCCTTTAGCCATATCTTCGCCGGAGGCTACGCGGCAGGTTACTACAGCTATCTGTGGGCCGACGTACTGGCGGCCGATGCCTGGTCGCGCTTCGAAGAGGAGGGCATCTTTAACCGTGAAACCGGGCAGTCCTTCCTGGACAATATTCTGACGCGCGGCGGTTCCGAAGAGCCAATGGCGCTGTTCCGCCGTTTCCGTGGTCGTGAACCAAAGCTGGATGCGATGCTGGAACACTACGGAATTAAAGAACAGGGCAGCAAAGGATAA
- the pitA gene encoding inorganic phosphate transporter PitA produces the protein MLHLFAGLDLNTGLLLILALLFVLFYEAINGFHDTANAVATVIYTRAMRSQLAVVMAGVFNFFGVLLGGLSVAYAIVHLLPTDLLLNVGSAHGLAMVFSMLLAAIIWNLATWYFGLPASSSHTLIGAIIGIGLTNALLTGTSVVDALNIPKMIGIFMSLVISPIVGLVIAGGLVFILRRCWSGNKKRRRIHMTPAEREKLDGKKKPPFWTRIALIVSAIGVSYSHGANDGQKGIGLIMLVLIGVAPAGFVVNMNSSGYDITRTRDAVNHLEQYYQQHASSLKQVIQMSPPTLPTPEEQKSGPHDFHCDAARALPAIHLAQGLLNNLSSYDALNVEQRSQLRRLLMCISDTAEKAARLPGTPSDDKRFLTKLKGDLLNTVEYAPVWIIVAVALALSLGTMVGWRRVATTIGEKIGKKGMTYAQGMSAQMTAAVSIGVASYTGMPVSTTHVLSSSVAGTMLVDGGGVQGRTIKNILLAWIFTLPISILLSGVLYWLALKLI, from the coding sequence ATGCTACATCTGTTTGCTGGTCTCGATCTCAATACCGGCCTGTTATTGATACTTGCTCTGCTGTTTGTCTTGTTCTACGAAGCCATCAATGGTTTCCATGACACGGCCAACGCGGTGGCAACCGTCATCTATACTCGTGCAATGCGATCGCAGTTAGCGGTCGTTATGGCGGGAGTATTCAATTTCTTTGGCGTGCTGCTGGGCGGCTTAAGCGTGGCTTACGCTATTGTCCATCTGTTACCCACCGATCTCCTGCTTAACGTAGGGTCTGCGCACGGTCTGGCTATGGTCTTCTCCATGCTGCTTGCCGCTATCATCTGGAACCTCGCCACCTGGTATTTCGGCTTACCGGCTTCCAGTTCCCATACTCTGATTGGTGCCATCATTGGTATTGGCCTCACCAACGCGCTGCTGACGGGTACCTCGGTGGTGGATGCGCTGAATATCCCTAAAATGATCGGTATCTTTATGTCGCTGGTTATTTCACCGATTGTCGGCTTAGTGATTGCGGGCGGGCTGGTGTTTATTCTGCGTCGATGCTGGAGTGGCAATAAAAAACGGCGGCGTATTCATATGACGCCGGCAGAACGCGAAAAGCTCGACGGCAAGAAAAAGCCGCCGTTCTGGACCCGGATCGCACTGATTGTCTCGGCGATTGGCGTGAGCTATTCGCACGGCGCTAACGATGGTCAAAAAGGGATCGGCCTGATTATGCTGGTGCTGATCGGCGTTGCGCCAGCAGGTTTCGTGGTCAATATGAATTCCAGCGGTTATGACATCACCCGCACTCGCGATGCGGTCAACCACCTGGAGCAGTATTACCAGCAGCATGCCTCTTCCCTGAAGCAGGTTATCCAGATGTCACCCCCTACGCTGCCAACGCCAGAAGAACAGAAATCCGGGCCGCATGACTTCCACTGTGATGCGGCACGCGCTTTACCTGCTATTCATCTGGCACAGGGGCTGTTGAACAATCTCTCCAGCTACGATGCTCTGAACGTGGAGCAGCGCAGCCAGCTACGCCGCCTGCTGATGTGCATTTCAGACACCGCAGAAAAAGCGGCCAGGCTGCCGGGAACCCCGTCTGACGACAAACGTTTCTTGACCAAGCTGAAGGGCGATCTGCTGAATACCGTGGAGTATGCCCCGGTATGGATTATTGTTGCCGTGGCGTTAGCGCTGTCGCTGGGAACCATGGTTGGCTGGCGTCGTGTTGCTACCACCATCGGTGAGAAAATCGGCAAGAAAGGCATGACGTATGCTCAGGGGATGTCGGCGCAGATGACGGCGGCGGTATCTATTGGCGTGGCCAGCTATACCGGAATGCCGGTATCGACTACCCATGTTCTCTCCTCCTCCGTAGCCGGCACCATGCTGGTTGATGGCGGTGGCGTTCAGGGGCGCACCATTAAGAACATCCTGCTGGCGTGGATCTTTACCCTACCAATCTCGATTTTGCTTTCAGGTGTGCTTTACTGGCTGGCGTTAAAGCTGATTTAA
- a CDS encoding helix-turn-helix transcriptional regulator, translating to MSHAMLPLYRADIHPEQPWFVLSAAQHYSLIPGSHPAISHFYSFEVAPSASLTLAVPDGCVDIIFDCDAERPVARVCGTTLEARSAELFCNHRYFGVRFAPGVMPDFLDITACELTDDEFDFFDVVPDARHACEQILNTPLFSQQIALFNTWFTPRLARKSSAVTHSVVRTIMQHKGNIRVEQLAALSGYTCRTIQRQFRQDTGMSPKAFGRMMRCQAALNNLHLPGNLSCSALALDLGFSDQSHFLREFKKLVSTTPLDYQRRTLLAAWNDRIRCH from the coding sequence ATGTCACACGCCATGCTCCCACTTTATCGTGCAGATATTCATCCCGAGCAGCCCTGGTTTGTCCTCAGCGCGGCGCAGCATTATTCGTTGATACCCGGTAGCCATCCGGCCATTTCCCACTTCTACAGTTTTGAAGTGGCCCCGTCAGCCAGCCTGACGCTGGCGGTGCCGGACGGCTGTGTGGATATCATTTTTGATTGTGATGCGGAGCGGCCCGTGGCAAGAGTCTGCGGCACTACGCTGGAAGCGCGTAGCGCCGAGCTGTTCTGCAACCACCGTTATTTCGGCGTACGCTTTGCACCCGGCGTGATGCCGGATTTTCTTGATATCACCGCATGCGAACTGACCGATGACGAATTTGATTTTTTTGATGTGGTGCCGGACGCGCGTCACGCCTGTGAACAAATCCTTAATACTCCGCTATTTTCGCAGCAGATCGCGTTGTTTAACACCTGGTTTACCCCTCGACTGGCGCGTAAATCTTCGGCGGTCACTCATTCAGTCGTGCGAACCATCATGCAGCATAAGGGGAATATCCGGGTTGAACAGCTGGCGGCATTAAGTGGCTATACCTGTCGCACCATCCAGCGCCAGTTTCGCCAGGACACCGGCATGTCGCCCAAGGCATTTGGCCGCATGATGCGCTGCCAGGCGGCGCTGAATAACCTTCACCTGCCCGGCAATCTGTCCTGCTCCGCCCTCGCGCTGGATCTGGGATTCAGCGACCAGTCTCATTTCCTGCGCGAGTTCAAGAAACTGGTCAGCACCACCCCGCTGGACTATCAGCGTCGCACGCTGCTGGCAGCCTGGAATGACCGTATTCGCTGCCACTGA
- the uspA gene encoding universal stress protein UspA, with translation MSYKHILIAVDLSPESKLLVGRAVSMARPYNAKVSLIHVDVNYSDLYTGLIDVNLGDMQKRLSQETHSALTELSASAGYPIAETLSGSGDLGQVLVDAIKQYQVDLVVCGHHQDFWSKLMSSARQLINTIHVDMLIVPLNDDDDDD, from the coding sequence ATGTCCTACAAACACATTCTGATTGCCGTCGACCTTTCACCTGAAAGCAAGCTGCTGGTCGGCAGAGCCGTATCAATGGCGCGCCCCTACAACGCCAAAGTCTCACTGATCCACGTTGATGTGAACTATTCAGATCTGTATACCGGGCTGATTGACGTTAACCTCGGCGATATGCAGAAGCGGCTTTCGCAAGAGACGCACAGCGCCCTGACAGAGCTTTCGGCCAGCGCTGGTTATCCGATTGCGGAAACCTTAAGCGGCAGCGGCGACCTTGGCCAGGTGCTGGTCGACGCCATCAAGCAGTATCAGGTGGATTTAGTGGTTTGCGGCCATCACCAGGATTTCTGGAGCAAACTGATGTCCTCGGCGCGCCAGCTGATTAACACCATCCATGTTGATATGTTGATCGTTCCATTGAATGACGACGATGACGACGACTAG
- a CDS encoding CPBP family intramembrane glutamic endopeptidase produces MWYVLAASLLLLPLYLRGALVLMLVALGLAISHQTLSMPAIAALALIGIVAIYRSRQKKPGPLPLAGEMILVASAVALMLHLIPGFHNLAIVSGVQAGPQSAPFTFYYNLDKALIPFLLLACLPSLLQHPAKPPANRVWWLVLVMSIPLLLLAATLAGGLKVEPHLPEWLGAFMLANLFFVSMAEEALFRGYLQQRLSNLLGDRPALLIAALLFGCAHFSGGLLLVMFATLAGLVYGLAWMWSGRLWVATLLHFAFNMLHLLFFTYPVLQRPG; encoded by the coding sequence ATGTGGTATGTTTTGGCAGCCTCACTGCTGCTGCTGCCGCTGTATCTGCGCGGTGCACTGGTGCTAATGCTGGTTGCGCTGGGGCTGGCTATCAGTCACCAGACATTGTCCATGCCCGCTATCGCCGCGCTGGCGTTAATCGGCATCGTTGCTATTTATCGCAGCCGGCAAAAAAAGCCCGGGCCATTGCCTTTGGCCGGTGAAATGATTCTGGTCGCCAGCGCTGTCGCTCTGATGCTGCATCTGATCCCCGGCTTTCATAACCTGGCGATCGTTTCCGGCGTGCAGGCCGGGCCGCAGAGTGCGCCGTTCACTTTTTACTACAATCTTGATAAAGCCCTGATCCCGTTCTTGCTGTTGGCCTGCCTGCCCAGCCTGTTACAGCACCCGGCAAAGCCCCCGGCTAACCGCGTGTGGTGGCTGGTGCTGGTGATGTCGATACCGCTGCTGCTGCTGGCCGCCACCCTCGCCGGGGGACTGAAAGTAGAGCCGCATCTGCCCGAGTGGCTGGGCGCATTTATGCTGGCCAACCTGTTTTTTGTCTCGATGGCGGAAGAAGCGCTGTTCCGTGGCTACCTTCAACAGCGGCTGAGCAACCTGCTCGGCGACAGGCCAGCCCTGCTGATTGCTGCGCTGTTATTCGGCTGCGCGCATTTCTCTGGCGGGCTGTTGCTGGTCATGTTTGCCACGCTCGCCGGGCTTGTCTATGGCCTGGCATGGATGTGGAGCGGACGACTATGGGTCGCCACCCTGTTGCATTTTGCTTTTAATATGCTGCATCTGCTGTTCTTCACCTATCCGGTGCTACAGCGGCCGGGCTGA
- the rnz gene encoding ribonuclease Z yields the protein MHLQFLGTGAGTPSRERNVTGIALDLQGVRNNVWLFDCGEGTQHQILRTPIKPGRIEKIFITHLHGDHIFGLPGLLTSRSMNGCVEPMTLYGPSGIKTFVETSLSLSGSWLNFPLEIIEISAGEVFQDAHFRVTAYPLTHPVECYGYRIDEHDKPGALAAQKLAAHGVPTGPYFYDLKQGRSVTLADGRIINGWDYVGSKIKGRSLAIFGDTAPTAAAVELAAGVDVMVHEATLEVAMEEKANARGHSSTVQAAQVAQQSGAKKLIITHLSSRYLRHDCERLLAECRAVFPHTEMAHDFALFTL from the coding sequence ATGCATTTGCAGTTTTTAGGAACCGGAGCCGGTACGCCGAGCCGCGAGCGTAATGTGACCGGCATCGCGCTGGATTTGCAGGGCGTGCGTAATAATGTCTGGCTGTTTGACTGTGGCGAAGGCACACAGCATCAGATCCTGCGCACCCCGATCAAACCCGGCAGGATCGAAAAGATCTTTATCACGCATTTGCACGGCGATCATATCTTTGGTCTGCCGGGGCTGCTCACCAGCCGTTCAATGAATGGCTGTGTTGAACCGATGACGCTGTACGGGCCTTCGGGGATAAAAACCTTCGTTGAAACCAGCCTCAGTCTCAGCGGCTCCTGGCTGAACTTCCCGCTGGAAATTATCGAAATCAGCGCGGGCGAAGTGTTTCAGGACGCGCATTTTCGCGTTACCGCTTACCCGTTGACTCATCCGGTAGAGTGCTATGGCTACCGCATTGACGAGCACGACAAACCCGGCGCGCTTGCTGCCCAAAAGCTGGCGGCGCACGGCGTCCCGACGGGGCCTTATTTCTACGACCTCAAGCAGGGGCGCAGCGTGACGCTGGCTGACGGGCGTATTATCAACGGCTGGGATTATGTCGGCAGCAAGATAAAAGGGCGCAGTCTGGCTATTTTTGGCGATACCGCACCAACGGCAGCGGCAGTTGAGCTGGCTGCAGGGGTTGATGTCATGGTGCATGAAGCCACGCTGGAAGTGGCGATGGAGGAGAAAGCGAACGCGCGCGGTCACTCTTCAACGGTGCAGGCGGCACAGGTGGCGCAGCAGAGCGGGGCGAAAAAATTAATCATTACGCATCTTAGCTCACGCTATCTGCGTCACGACTGCGAGCGCCTGCTGGCAGAGTGTCGTGCGGTATTTCCGCACACCGAGATGGCGCATGACTTTGCGCTGTTTACCCTGTAA
- a CDS encoding NAD(P)/FAD-dependent oxidoreductase — protein MEKFDVIVIGAGAAGLFCAAQAGQKGRRVLLIDNGKKAGRKILMSGGGRCNFTNLYTEPAAYLSQNPHFCKSALARYTQWDFIDLMNRHGISWHEKTLGQLFCDDSAQQVVDLLLKECADGQVTLRLRSEVVELTRDDGGYRLQLNGAEVRAGKLVIASGGLSMPGLGASPFGYKVAEQFGLKVFPTRAGLVPFTLHKPLLEQLQALSGVSVPSTIAAEDGTVFKEALLFTHRGLSGPAVLQLSSYWQPGELITVNLSPAQDIDAFLHDERHAHPNQSLKNTLAKRLPKRLVECLQLLGIIPECTLKQLNSRQQGELASALHQWRVQPNGTEGYRTAEVTLGGVDTSQLSSKTMEARDVPGLYFIGEVVDVTGWLGGYNFQWAWSSAWACAQAL, from the coding sequence GTGGAGAAGTTTGACGTTATCGTAATTGGCGCCGGTGCGGCTGGCCTGTTCTGCGCGGCTCAGGCCGGGCAAAAGGGGCGGCGCGTGCTGCTGATCGATAATGGCAAAAAGGCCGGACGTAAGATTTTGATGTCAGGCGGCGGGCGCTGCAACTTTACCAACCTCTACACCGAACCGGCGGCCTATTTGTCGCAAAACCCGCATTTTTGCAAATCTGCGCTGGCGCGTTATACCCAGTGGGACTTCATCGACCTGATGAATCGCCATGGTATTAGCTGGCATGAGAAAACCCTCGGCCAGCTATTTTGTGATGACTCGGCGCAGCAGGTGGTCGATCTGCTGCTGAAAGAGTGTGCGGACGGGCAGGTGACGTTGCGTCTGCGTAGTGAGGTCGTTGAACTCACACGCGATGATGGCGGCTACAGGCTACAGCTGAACGGCGCAGAGGTTCGGGCCGGGAAACTGGTGATCGCCAGCGGCGGCTTGTCGATGCCGGGCCTGGGCGCATCACCGTTCGGCTATAAAGTAGCAGAACAGTTTGGCCTGAAGGTATTCCCCACCCGCGCCGGACTGGTGCCGTTTACCCTGCATAAACCCTTGCTGGAACAGTTGCAGGCCTTATCCGGCGTGTCGGTGCCATCGACCATCGCCGCTGAAGACGGCACGGTTTTTAAAGAGGCGCTGCTGTTTACCCATCGCGGCCTGTCAGGACCGGCGGTATTACAGCTGTCCAGCTACTGGCAGCCGGGCGAATTGATTACGGTAAACCTGTCTCCCGCGCAGGATATTGATGCGTTTCTGCATGACGAGCGTCACGCTCATCCTAATCAAAGCCTGAAAAATACCCTTGCTAAGCGGCTGCCGAAGCGCCTGGTTGAGTGCCTGCAGCTGCTGGGCATCATACCGGAATGTACCCTTAAACAGCTCAACAGCCGCCAGCAGGGCGAATTGGCCAGCGCTCTGCACCAGTGGCGCGTGCAGCCAAACGGCACCGAAGGCTACCGTACAGCCGAAGTCACACTTGGCGGCGTGGACACCAGCCAGCTGTCGTCTAAAACCATGGAAGCACGCGATGTGCCCGGGCTGTACTTTATTGGCGAAGTGGTCGATGTCACCGGCTGGCTGGGCGGGTATAACTTCCAGTGGGCGTGGAGTTCGGCCTGGGCGTGCGCACAGGCGCTGTAG
- the rsmJ gene encoding 16S rRNA (guanine(1516)-N(2))-methyltransferase RsmJ: MNICLLDESGAGDGALSVLAARWQLQHDNSAPMALVLTPRHLELRKRDEPKLGGIFVDFVSGAMAHRRQFGGGRGEAVAKAVGMKSGYLPDVVDATAGLGRDAFVLAALGCRVRMLERNPVVAALLDDGLRRGYADIEIGPWLRERLTLLHASSLLALSDITPPPDVVYLDPMYPHKQKSALVKKEMRVFQSLVGADDDADGLLQPARTLAKKRVVVKRPGYAPPLAGLNTPNAVNTKSHRFDIYAPLAR, encoded by the coding sequence GTGAACATCTGTTTGTTAGATGAATCAGGCGCCGGAGACGGCGCCTTATCTGTTTTAGCCGCCCGCTGGCAGCTGCAACACGATAACAGCGCGCCGATGGCGCTGGTTCTGACGCCACGGCATCTCGAACTGCGCAAGCGTGATGAGCCTAAACTCGGCGGCATATTTGTTGATTTTGTCAGCGGAGCGATGGCGCATCGACGTCAATTTGGCGGTGGCCGGGGCGAAGCGGTGGCAAAAGCCGTTGGCATGAAAAGCGGCTATCTGCCGGATGTGGTTGATGCCACGGCGGGGCTGGGGCGAGATGCCTTTGTGCTGGCGGCGCTCGGCTGCCGGGTACGTATGCTGGAACGCAACCCGGTGGTGGCGGCGCTGCTCGATGATGGTTTACGCCGTGGCTATGCCGATATTGAGATCGGCCCCTGGCTGCGCGAAAGGCTGACGCTGCTGCACGCTTCCAGCCTGTTGGCGCTCAGCGATATCACCCCGCCGCCGGACGTGGTGTATCTTGACCCGATGTACCCGCATAAGCAGAAAAGTGCGCTGGTGAAAAAAGAGATGCGCGTGTTTCAGTCGCTGGTGGGAGCCGATGACGATGCGGACGGGCTGTTGCAGCCAGCGCGAACGTTGGCGAAGAAGCGCGTAGTGGTGAAACGCCCGGGCTACGCGCCGCCGTTAGCGGGTCTTAATACGCCAAACGCGGTAAACACCAAAAGCCACCGCTTTGATATTTATGCCCCGCTAGCCCGGTGA
- the uspB gene encoding universal stress protein UspB: MISTVALFWAICVVCVINMARYYSSLRALLVVLRGCDPLLYQYVDGAGFFTSHGQPGKQVRLIGYIWAQRYLDHHDDEFIRRCQRLRGQFMLTSALCGLVAIALIGLVIWH; encoded by the coding sequence ATGATCAGCACCGTTGCGCTATTCTGGGCTATTTGTGTCGTCTGTGTGATAAATATGGCACGCTATTACTCTTCTCTGCGTGCTCTGCTGGTGGTGCTTCGCGGCTGCGATCCGCTGCTTTATCAGTATGTGGATGGGGCCGGTTTCTTTACTTCTCACGGCCAGCCGGGCAAGCAGGTGCGGCTGATAGGCTATATCTGGGCGCAGCGCTATCTTGACCACCACGATGACGAGTTTATCCGCCGCTGCCAGCGGCTACGTGGGCAATTTATGTTAACCAGCGCGCTTTGTGGGCTGGTGGCGATCGCCCTGATTGGGCTGGTCATCTGGCACTAA
- a CDS encoding 23S rRNA (adenine(2030)-N(6))-methyltransferase RlmJ: protein MLSYRHSFHAGNHADVLKHTVQSLIISALNEKDKPYLYLDTHAGAGRYQLSGEHAERTGEYLEGIARIWQQENLPEELAAYIGVVKNLNPGGKLRYYPGSPLIARFLLREFDKLQLTELHSSDFPLLRNEFLKDDRARTERADGYQQLKSKLPPPSRRGLILIDPPYEMKSDYQDVVKGIQEGYKRFNTGVFALWYPVVLRQQIKRMCNELEATGIRRILQIELAVRPDSDRRGMTASGMIVINPPWKLEQQMKNVLPWLHKMLVPAGTGHTKVNWIVPE from the coding sequence ATGCTCAGTTACCGCCACAGTTTTCATGCCGGCAATCACGCCGACGTTCTTAAACACACCGTGCAAAGCCTGATTATCAGCGCGCTGAATGAGAAAGATAAACCTTATCTCTATCTCGACACTCACGCGGGTGCCGGGCGCTATCAGCTGAGCGGTGAGCATGCGGAGCGCACCGGCGAGTATCTGGAAGGCATCGCCCGGATCTGGCAACAGGAAAACTTACCGGAGGAGCTGGCCGCCTATATCGGCGTGGTTAAAAATCTTAACCCCGGCGGTAAACTGCGCTATTACCCGGGGTCGCCACTGATTGCCCGCTTCCTGCTGCGCGAATTCGACAAGCTGCAGCTGACTGAACTGCACTCCAGCGACTTCCCACTGCTGCGCAATGAATTCCTGAAAGACGATCGCGCACGTACCGAACGTGCCGACGGCTATCAGCAGCTGAAATCTAAACTGCCGCCGCCGTCGCGCCGGGGTTTAATCCTGATCGACCCGCCCTATGAGATGAAAAGCGACTATCAGGATGTGGTTAAAGGCATTCAGGAAGGTTATAAGCGCTTCAACACCGGGGTGTTCGCGCTGTGGTATCCGGTGGTTTTGCGCCAGCAAATCAAGCGCATGTGCAACGAGCTGGAGGCCACCGGCATCCGCCGTATTTTGCAGATTGAGCTGGCGGTGCGCCCGGACAGCGATCGGCGCGGCATGACGGCTTCCGGCATGATTGTGATTAATCCGCCGTGGAAGCTGGAACAGCAGATGAAAAACGTGCTGCCGTGGCTGCATAAAATGCTGGTGCCTGCGGGAACCGGCCACACTAAAGTGAACTGGATTGTGCCGGAATAA